In Gossypium hirsutum isolate 1008001.06 chromosome D06, Gossypium_hirsutum_v2.1, whole genome shotgun sequence, one genomic interval encodes:
- the LOC107901860 gene encoding BOI-related E3 ubiquitin-protein ligase 1 isoform X2, with protein MAVEARHLNIFSSQFITNSHRDFIKSNQGIGDIYNTQMDSCVPLIDSNSMHEGSQLLPLYQPLLCHPNISANKADSGLTTYNMSIPVSAPRKRSRDSFTNGFDSYSLPQNNNLSGASSDVDDDVFSQIQQQHDIDRFISDHTEKLRLEVEERRKRQSRMFITAIQERVMKKLKEKDEEIQRIGKLNWVLQERVKSLYVENQLWRDLAQTNEATANSLRNNLEQVLAHAGDSGGGGAALADDAESSCGSSDQGWREVVTPQAQGSCGAQDNNKAVVVGNNNRKCRKCGEKESSVLLLPCRHLCLCTMCGSTMVGTCPVCLSLTNASVHVNML; from the exons ATGGCAGTTGAAGCTCGGCATCTGAATATTTTCTCTTCTCAGTTCATCACCAATAGTCACAG agattttattaaatcaaatcaaGGGATTGGGGATATATACAATACCCAGATGGATTCTTGTGTTCCTTTAATTGATTCAAATTCAATGCATGAAGGTTCACAACTTTTACCATTATATCAACCCCTCCTCTGTCATCCAAATATTTCAGCCAACAAAGCTGATAGCGGTCTTACAACTTACAACATGAGTATCCCAGTTTCAGCTCCAAGAAAAAGGTCTAGAGATTCATTCACCAATGGCTTTGATTCATATTCACTCCCTCAAAACAACAACCTTTCTGGTGCTTCCTCAGACGTTGATGATGATGTCTTCTCCCAGATCCAACAACAACATGATATTGACCGTTTTATTTCTGATCAT ACAGAAAAATTGAGGTTGGAAGTTGAAGAGAGACGAAAGAGGCAGTCAAGAATGTTTATTACAGCGATCCAAGAAAGGGTGATGAAGAAACTcaaggaaaaagatgaagaaatccAGAGAATAGGGAAACTCAACTGGGTTCTTCAAGAACGGGTTAAAAGCCTATACGTAGAGAATCAACTGTGGAGAGACTTGGCACAAACAAACGAAGCGACGGCCAATTCCCTACGCAACAATCTAGAACAAGTCCTGGCACATGCGGGAGACAGCGGGGGAGGAGGTGCCGCTTTGGCAGATGACGCAGAGTCCAGCTGTGGCAGCAGCGACCAAGGGTGGCGCGAGGTGGTGACACCACAAGCACAGGGGAGTTGTGGGGCGCAGGATAATAATAAGGCGGTGGTTGTTGGGAACAATAATAGGAAGTGCAGAAAGTGTGGGGAGAAAGAGTCAAGTGTCCTGTTGCTGCCATGCAGACATCTATGTCTTTGTACAATGTGTGGGTCCACCATGGTAGGCACTTGCCCTGTTTGTCTTTCTCTTACCAACGCCAGTGTTCATGTTAACATGTTATGA
- the LOC107901860 gene encoding BOI-related E3 ubiquitin-protein ligase 1 isoform X1 produces MAVEARHLNIFSSQFITNSHSRDFIKSNQGIGDIYNTQMDSCVPLIDSNSMHEGSQLLPLYQPLLCHPNISANKADSGLTTYNMSIPVSAPRKRSRDSFTNGFDSYSLPQNNNLSGASSDVDDDVFSQIQQQHDIDRFISDHTEKLRLEVEERRKRQSRMFITAIQERVMKKLKEKDEEIQRIGKLNWVLQERVKSLYVENQLWRDLAQTNEATANSLRNNLEQVLAHAGDSGGGGAALADDAESSCGSSDQGWREVVTPQAQGSCGAQDNNKAVVVGNNNRKCRKCGEKESSVLLLPCRHLCLCTMCGSTMVGTCPVCLSLTNASVHVNML; encoded by the exons ATGGCAGTTGAAGCTCGGCATCTGAATATTTTCTCTTCTCAGTTCATCACCAATAGTCACAG CAGagattttattaaatcaaatcaaGGGATTGGGGATATATACAATACCCAGATGGATTCTTGTGTTCCTTTAATTGATTCAAATTCAATGCATGAAGGTTCACAACTTTTACCATTATATCAACCCCTCCTCTGTCATCCAAATATTTCAGCCAACAAAGCTGATAGCGGTCTTACAACTTACAACATGAGTATCCCAGTTTCAGCTCCAAGAAAAAGGTCTAGAGATTCATTCACCAATGGCTTTGATTCATATTCACTCCCTCAAAACAACAACCTTTCTGGTGCTTCCTCAGACGTTGATGATGATGTCTTCTCCCAGATCCAACAACAACATGATATTGACCGTTTTATTTCTGATCAT ACAGAAAAATTGAGGTTGGAAGTTGAAGAGAGACGAAAGAGGCAGTCAAGAATGTTTATTACAGCGATCCAAGAAAGGGTGATGAAGAAACTcaaggaaaaagatgaagaaatccAGAGAATAGGGAAACTCAACTGGGTTCTTCAAGAACGGGTTAAAAGCCTATACGTAGAGAATCAACTGTGGAGAGACTTGGCACAAACAAACGAAGCGACGGCCAATTCCCTACGCAACAATCTAGAACAAGTCCTGGCACATGCGGGAGACAGCGGGGGAGGAGGTGCCGCTTTGGCAGATGACGCAGAGTCCAGCTGTGGCAGCAGCGACCAAGGGTGGCGCGAGGTGGTGACACCACAAGCACAGGGGAGTTGTGGGGCGCAGGATAATAATAAGGCGGTGGTTGTTGGGAACAATAATAGGAAGTGCAGAAAGTGTGGGGAGAAAGAGTCAAGTGTCCTGTTGCTGCCATGCAGACATCTATGTCTTTGTACAATGTGTGGGTCCACCATGGTAGGCACTTGCCCTGTTTGTCTTTCTCTTACCAACGCCAGTGTTCATGTTAACATGTTATGA